A region of Candidatus Diapherotrites archaeon DNA encodes the following proteins:
- a CDS encoding M28 family peptidase, whose translation MPAKVTNRAKPKSGAKADLELLLELMNLFGVSGSEKSVRDFIIKKIRPHVDSIKVDRLGNLVATQKGRKPKIMLAAHMDEIGLMVKSIDHTGSLFLSEIGSMASKTLLGQRVLVQSGKGLLPGVISTKAISNWVESDNSDSELKNMFVDTGLDLAAVKRAGVTVGSTVSLVQDNVFLAGGRLVCGKALDDRVGCFVLIELARRLRKTPEEIDFVFTVQEEVGLYGSRTSAFSVDPDIGIAVDVTNSNDVLEDRPTKILGNGPVLIVKDSDMIASKSINDALIAIAKRRKASLQLAVMSGGTTDALSISLSREGVPATVVGVPVRNMHTVFGIASLQDIEELVLLLEDFLKKPPKIRPQ comes from the coding sequence ATGCCCGCCAAGGTAACGAATCGAGCCAAGCCGAAATCCGGGGCAAAGGCCGATTTGGAGTTGCTTCTTGAACTGATGAACCTTTTCGGGGTTTCGGGCAGCGAGAAAAGCGTGCGCGATTTCATAATCAAAAAGATCCGGCCGCACGTCGATTCGATCAAGGTCGACAGGCTCGGCAACCTTGTCGCGACGCAGAAAGGCAGGAAGCCGAAGATAATGCTTGCCGCGCACATGGATGAGATCGGCTTGATGGTGAAGAGCATCGACCATACCGGCAGCCTGTTCCTTTCCGAAATTGGTTCAATGGCTTCGAAAACCCTTCTTGGCCAGCGCGTCCTCGTGCAATCCGGCAAAGGCCTGTTGCCTGGCGTGATTTCAACCAAGGCGATTTCCAACTGGGTTGAATCGGACAATTCCGATTCGGAGCTGAAAAACATGTTTGTCGACACCGGCCTCGACCTGGCTGCAGTGAAGCGCGCCGGCGTAACCGTTGGAAGCACGGTTTCCCTTGTGCAGGACAATGTTTTTCTTGCAGGCGGCAGGCTTGTCTGCGGCAAGGCCCTGGACGACCGGGTCGGCTGTTTTGTGCTCATCGAGCTTGCAAGGCGCCTGAGGAAAACGCCGGAAGAAATAGATTTTGTTTTCACTGTGCAGGAAGAGGTTGGGTTGTATGGCAGCAGGACAAGCGCGTTCTCGGTCGACCCCGACATCGGCATAGCGGTTGACGTGACGAATTCGAATGACGTGCTTGAAGACCGGCCGACAAAGATTCTGGGCAATGGCCCTGTGCTCATAGTCAAGGATTCGGACATGATTGCAAGCAAGTCCATCAATGACGCGCTTATCGCAATAGCAAAGCGGAGGAAGGCATCATTGCAGCTTGCGGTGATGAGCGGCGGCACTACCGATGCGTTGAGCATTTCTCTTTCACGCGAGGGCGTTCCTGCAACCGTTGTCGGCGTTCCGGTAAGGAACATGCACACTGTTTTCGGCATCGCTTCATTGCAGGACATCGAAGAGCTTGTTTTGCTGCTGGAGGATTTTTTGAAAAAGCCGCCGAAAATCCGCCCGCAGTGA
- a CDS encoding 50S ribosomal protein L44e, translating to MNIPKVIRTYCRKCNQHTEHKLKIFKSGKARAMSEGQRKNIQKKKGYKGKYQFTAVVKKQNKKPTFVAECSVCGSKHYHVVPKRMKKVELT from the coding sequence ATGAACATTCCAAAGGTCATAAGGACTTACTGCAGGAAGTGCAACCAGCACACCGAGCATAAGCTCAAGATTTTCAAGTCGGGCAAGGCAAGGGCCATGTCCGAAGGCCAGAGGAAAAACATCCAGAAGAAAAAGGGCTACAAGGGAAAATACCAGTTTACGGCCGTTGTCAAGAAGCAGAACAAGAAGCCCACCTTTGTCGCCGAATGCTCTGTCTGCGGCTCAAAGCACTACCATGTCGTGCCCAAGCGCATGAAAAAAGTCGAGCTGACTTAA
- a CDS encoding redoxin domain-containing protein, with translation MVSAALFASEPDSGNVFAEETEMQGCCGEGHKSGSHKSGSAGQQAEFKTSAGGKKLGFGKTALTVVLALAVVAGLLFFLRPGSTGQVSATATGNTVGAVAPGFELKDIAGNSVKLSDFKGRAVILFFNEGGMCYPSCWNQIKALATDERLNNENVASFSVVVDNTSDWEKITAHVPGFSQSGLLFDTSKVVSSSYGALNMPSSMHGGMMPGHTYYIIGKDGKIKFIFDDPQMGVRNDLLAAEIAKLV, from the coding sequence ATGGTTTCAGCCGCATTGTTTGCATCAGAGCCTGATTCAGGCAATGTTTTTGCGGAGGAGACGGAAATGCAGGGTTGTTGCGGGGAAGGGCACAAGTCCGGTTCCCATAAGTCTGGTTCGGCTGGCCAGCAAGCGGAATTCAAAACCAGTGCCGGCGGCAAAAAGCTGGGTTTTGGAAAAACCGCATTGACTGTGGTTTTGGCCTTGGCTGTTGTAGCAGGACTGCTGTTTTTCCTTCGCCCCGGCTCGACTGGACAGGTGTCCGCAACCGCGACGGGCAATACTGTCGGTGCTGTGGCGCCGGGTTTTGAGTTGAAGGACATTGCCGGAAACAGCGTGAAGCTGAGCGATTTCAAGGGCAGGGCTGTCATACTTTTTTTCAACGAGGGCGGAATGTGCTATCCTTCGTGCTGGAACCAGATAAAGGCTCTGGCAACGGATGAAAGGCTTAACAACGAAAACGTGGCGTCTTTCTCCGTGGTGGTTGACAACACTTCGGACTGGGAGAAAATCACGGCTCACGTGCCCGGCTTTTCGCAGTCGGGCCTGCTCTTCGACACTTCAAAGGTTGTTTCGTCAAGTTACGGGGCGCTGAACATGCCGTCTTCGATGCATGGCGGCATGATGCCGGGGCACACATATTATATCATCGGAAAGGACGGCAAAATAAAGTTCATTTTCGACGACCCGCAGATGGGCGTGAGGAACGACCTGCTTGCCGCTGAAATAGCAAAGCTGGTTTGA
- a CDS encoding DsbA family protein, which translates to MVGNSITTEISKLSGLALAPANAGGTGTQEQNVPSPAQAAPSPEPAAPEISLKTVSGNAAGVMGEDNAPVTIVEYSDFQCPFCRRHYTETHQQLIDNYVKTGKAKLVFKDLPLDFHPSASMAANAARCGAEQGKFWEAHDAIFDMQQAKDPSGGTVQFSAQDVKDAVAKISGIDATKFNSCVDSSKYASDVKASYTEGFSIGINGTPSFVIGPTDGKGQIVVGAQPFATFKAVVDGYLG; encoded by the coding sequence ATGGTGGGCAATTCCATTACAACTGAAATTTCAAAGCTTTCAGGCCTGGCGCTTGCGCCGGCAAATGCAGGCGGAACAGGAACCCAAGAGCAAAACGTTCCTTCGCCCGCGCAGGCTGCGCCTTCTCCTGAGCCGGCGGCGCCCGAAATTTCGCTGAAAACGGTTTCAGGCAATGCAGCCGGAGTCATGGGCGAGGACAATGCGCCGGTTACAATCGTGGAATATTCCGATTTCCAGTGCCCGTTCTGCAGGCGCCATTACACTGAAACGCACCAGCAGCTGATAGACAATTACGTGAAGACCGGCAAGGCAAAGCTTGTTTTCAAGGATCTGCCTTTGGACTTCCATCCTTCGGCTTCAATGGCCGCGAACGCGGCAAGGTGCGGCGCGGAGCAGGGAAAGTTCTGGGAAGCGCATGACGCAATCTTTGACATGCAGCAGGCAAAGGATCCCAGCGGGGGAACCGTGCAGTTTTCTGCGCAGGACGTCAAGGATGCCGTCGCGAAGATTTCCGGAATCGACGCAACAAAGTTCAATTCGTGCGTTGACAGCAGCAAGTATGCAAGCGATGTGAAGGCAAGCTACACCGAAGGCTTTTCCATCGGCATAAACGGCACGCCGAGCTTTGTCATCGGACCGACGGACGGCAAGGGCCAGATTGTCGTTGGGGCGCAGCCTTTCGCGACATTCAAGGCGGTCGTAGACGGGTATTTGGGCTGA
- a CDS encoding heavy-metal-associated domain-containing protein: MEFELELGGMSCGSCERIIEKVAEKAGAEVKEIDSRKGRVTIVSEESKIAGIREELAKRGFAEKGSREDVGRGDLKNVVGYILAVLSIQPHVEEEARLVNHAIASAIILAGLNILAYLFFVQGLENGEKYLPFLALAIVASITSVFAYLHAKCYRKIMSCQNGMMVGMTMGMVPGFMVGAIIAATNGMFLGSVAGILTGAWLGLKSGKCCGVMGAMEGVMAGLMSGLMGPMTVIMTLNDNMLVLLYLIFGISVFLLGGLSYMLYREEGETPVANTKLPEFIVLGIAFNLVLLAIMLFAVKGPLRFV; encoded by the coding sequence ATGGAATTCGAACTTGAACTTGGCGGAATGTCCTGCGGCTCATGCGAGCGCATAATCGAAAAGGTTGCCGAGAAAGCCGGCGCGGAAGTCAAGGAAATCGACTCGCGCAAAGGCAGGGTCACAATCGTTTCCGAGGAATCCAAAATAGCCGGAATAAGGGAAGAGCTTGCCAAGCGCGGCTTTGCCGAAAAGGGCAGCAGGGAAGACGTGGGCAGGGGCGACCTGAAAAACGTTGTTGGCTACATTTTGGCAGTGCTGTCAATCCAGCCGCACGTCGAAGAGGAAGCCAGGCTCGTCAACCACGCCATTGCGTCCGCGATTATTTTGGCTGGGCTGAACATTCTGGCTTACCTGTTTTTTGTGCAGGGCCTGGAGAACGGCGAAAAGTACCTTCCATTCCTTGCATTGGCGATTGTTGCGTCAATAACATCCGTTTTCGCGTACCTTCACGCCAAATGCTACCGTAAAATCATGTCCTGCCAGAACGGCATGATGGTCGGAATGACCATGGGCATGGTTCCGGGCTTCATGGTCGGCGCAATCATTGCCGCGACAAACGGAATGTTTCTTGGCAGCGTGGCCGGAATTCTGACCGGCGCATGGCTTGGCCTGAAGAGCGGAAAATGCTGCGGCGTAATGGGCGCAATGGAAGGAGTCATGGCCGGCCTGATGTCCGGTTTGATGGGGCCGATGACAGTGATCATGACCCTCAACGACAACATGCTCGTTCTGCTTTACCTGATTTTCGGAATCTCTGTTTTTTTGCTCGGCGGCCTGAGCTACATGCTGTACCGCGAGGAAGGCGAAACCCCGGTTGCGAACACAAAGCTGCCGGAATTCATTGTTCTCGGCATTGCGTTCAATCTTGTGCTGCTGGCGATAATGCTTTTTGCGGTTAAGGGGCCATTGAGGTTCGTGTGA
- a CDS encoding cupredoxin domain-containing protein, whose amino-acid sequence MNEVKVQRVFLLLVLGALVVFGGMVLFWFGANAAPARSASVNNQGIVAGGNGQAQDIYIRALSSGTYDKSEVTVKKGVPVRLHFSADPGAGCGRYLVLYGLNVNALSKNGEEAVVDFTPQQEGSFEYNCGMRMFKPGTLKVLA is encoded by the coding sequence ATGAATGAGGTTAAAGTCCAGCGTGTTTTCCTGTTGCTTGTGTTAGGCGCCCTGGTCGTGTTCGGCGGAATGGTTCTGTTTTGGTTTGGCGCTAATGCAGCGCCCGCCAGATCGGCATCGGTAAATAATCAGGGTATTGTTGCCGGAGGGAACGGCCAGGCACAGGACATTTACATCAGGGCGCTTTCAAGCGGAACCTATGACAAAAGCGAGGTCACGGTAAAGAAAGGCGTGCCGGTCAGACTGCATTTTTCCGCTGACCCTGGCGCGGGCTGCGGAAGGTATCTGGTGCTATACGGCCTGAACGTCAATGCGCTTTCCAAGAACGGCGAAGAAGCGGTTGTCGACTTCACGCCGCAACAGGAAGGCAGCTTTGAATACAATTGCGGTATGAGAATGTTCAAACCCGGAACATTGAAGGTTTTGGCATGA
- a CDS encoding heavy-metal-associated domain-containing protein, with amino-acid sequence MEKMIKVKGMHCKSCEILVADSVSEISGVESVKADSRKGTVVVNVRDAGILGRVKAAIEKEGYKVEN; translated from the coding sequence ATGGAAAAAATGATTAAAGTGAAAGGCATGCATTGTAAGTCATGCGAAATCCTTGTCGCGGACTCCGTGTCTGAAATCAGCGGCGTGGAAAGCGTCAAGGCGGACAGCAGGAAGGGAACTGTTGTGGTGAATGTCCGGGATGCCGGGATTCTCGGCAGGGTGAAAGCCGCGATTGAAAAGGAAGGCTACAAGGTGGAAAACTGA
- a CDS encoding PadR family transcriptional regulator, producing MKEIRITNMAKFYCMLLLCDGPRHGYELIKEISERLESRVSPGQIYPFLAKLEKAKYIRVKSEGAREKKVYALTPEGKAFCKSMLHRFGGLIDLAVEPKLSQCAHCACMVYEGGHTEKINGKTLKFCCRHCARTFKGGGAH from the coding sequence ATGAAAGAAATCAGGATCACAAACATGGCCAAATTCTATTGCATGCTTCTTCTGTGCGACGGCCCCAGGCACGGCTACGAGCTCATAAAGGAGATAAGCGAAAGGCTCGAAAGCAGGGTTTCACCCGGCCAGATCTACCCTTTCCTCGCAAAACTTGAAAAGGCAAAATACATCCGGGTCAAATCAGAGGGCGCGAGGGAAAAAAAGGTTTACGCTCTGACGCCGGAAGGCAAGGCGTTCTGCAAGTCGATGCTGCACAGGTTCGGCGGCCTCATAGACCTTGCCGTGGAACCGAAGCTTTCGCAGTGCGCGCACTGCGCCTGCATGGTCTATGAAGGCGGCCACACGGAAAAAATAAACGGAAAAACCCTGAAATTCTGCTGCAGGCACTGCGCGCGGACTTTCAAGGGCGGCGGCGCGCACTGA
- a CDS encoding multicopper oxidase family protein, which translates to MAGFDGRTVIGLALVAVIVFGAAFYIGTSGNSGMRSETRPAGSAAGQTGAAFPSGELSAGDRAMMEHCKSMPQMPGCEKFAGQEAAANGGAGANAGYSDSVAGLSAAGGTAVYDAKDGGKITLSASAVKKTVAGTEVRMLAYNGQIPGPTIRVKQGSSLEVEFINGLDSETTVHWHGVRVKNDFDGVPGVTQKPVKPGEKFVYPLEFPDEGIYWYHPHMREDYQQELGLYGNIIVEPSDEGSYNKVNREMTLALDDILMEGNGIAAFSADFATHSLMGRFGNVMLVNGSDKFEMAALKGETVRFFVTNAANARTFNLVFGGLKLKVVGADSGKYEKEFFADSVVVAPSERYVVEVLFDGEGTYNILNSTPEGKTVLGKIAVSGRQAEEDYSKEFFETMENSRVADSISGMRRYFDKPADHEIRIGVDLMGMSHGSMAMAQGTGGIEWEDEMPQMNLAMNSRIMEWQFIDVKTGKKNEGISYEWKKGDKIKLRIFNDPDSAHPMQHPIHLHGQRFLAISSDGVESENLAWKDTVLVPSGSTADILVDVSNPGKWMLHCHVPEHMESGMHTTVNVI; encoded by the coding sequence ATGGCGGGATTTGATGGCAGGACTGTCATTGGCTTGGCTTTGGTGGCCGTAATCGTGTTTGGGGCGGCGTTTTACATTGGCACATCCGGAAATTCCGGAATGCGTTCAGAGACGCGGCCGGCCGGAAGCGCGGCCGGGCAAACGGGCGCGGCATTCCCTTCCGGTGAATTGTCCGCCGGCGACAGGGCCATGATGGAGCACTGCAAGTCCATGCCGCAAATGCCGGGGTGCGAAAAATTCGCCGGTCAGGAAGCCGCCGCAAATGGCGGTGCGGGTGCAAACGCCGGTTACTCTGATTCAGTTGCCGGGCTTTCCGCGGCAGGCGGAACCGCGGTTTATGATGCGAAAGACGGCGGAAAAATAACCCTGTCAGCGTCGGCCGTCAAAAAAACCGTTGCCGGCACGGAAGTCAGGATGCTTGCATACAACGGCCAGATTCCGGGACCCACGATAAGAGTGAAACAGGGAAGCTCTCTGGAAGTGGAATTCATAAACGGCCTTGACTCCGAAACGACTGTGCACTGGCACGGCGTGAGAGTAAAAAACGATTTTGACGGCGTTCCGGGCGTGACGCAAAAGCCGGTCAAGCCCGGGGAAAAGTTTGTCTACCCGCTGGAGTTTCCGGACGAGGGCATATACTGGTATCATCCGCACATGAGAGAGGACTACCAGCAGGAGCTCGGGCTTTACGGCAACATCATCGTCGAGCCGTCCGATGAAGGCTCTTACAACAAGGTCAACCGCGAAATGACGCTTGCGCTTGACGACATTCTGATGGAAGGCAATGGCATTGCCGCGTTCTCCGCCGATTTTGCGACGCATTCCCTGATGGGAAGGTTCGGGAACGTGATGCTGGTCAACGGCAGTGACAAATTTGAAATGGCCGCGCTGAAAGGCGAAACTGTGAGGTTTTTCGTCACGAATGCCGCGAACGCAAGGACATTCAACTTGGTTTTCGGGGGATTGAAGTTGAAGGTTGTCGGCGCGGACAGCGGAAAGTATGAAAAAGAATTTTTCGCGGACTCGGTTGTGGTGGCGCCGTCGGAAAGGTACGTTGTGGAAGTGCTGTTTGACGGGGAGGGAACATACAACATCCTCAATTCGACGCCTGAAGGAAAAACGGTTCTCGGCAAAATAGCCGTGTCGGGCCGGCAGGCGGAAGAGGATTATTCCAAGGAGTTTTTTGAAACAATGGAAAATTCCCGGGTTGCTGACAGCATTTCCGGCATGAGGCGGTATTTTGACAAGCCCGCGGACCATGAAATAAGAATCGGCGTGGACCTGATGGGCATGAGTCATGGCAGCATGGCGATGGCTCAGGGAACCGGCGGCATCGAGTGGGAGGACGAAATGCCGCAAATGAACCTGGCCATGAACAGCAGGATAATGGAATGGCAGTTCATTGACGTGAAAACCGGGAAAAAGAACGAGGGCATAAGCTATGAGTGGAAAAAAGGCGACAAAATCAAGTTGAGGATTTTCAACGACCCGGATTCCGCGCACCCCATGCAGCACCCGATCCATTTGCACGGCCAAAGGTTCCTGGCCATAAGCAGTGACGGGGTGGAAAGCGAAAACCTGGCGTGGAAGGACACGGTTCTGGTCCCGTCGGGTTCCACGGCGGACATTCTTGTGGATGTCTCGAATCCCGGAAAATGGATGCTGCACTGCCATGTCCCGGAACACATGGAAAGCGGAATGCACACGACGGTAAACGTAATATGA